In Capsicum annuum cultivar UCD-10X-F1 chromosome 7, UCD10Xv1.1, whole genome shotgun sequence, one genomic interval encodes:
- the LOC124885515 gene encoding uncharacterized protein LOC124885515 — protein MVQSSSGWPKNKDQPANTRLPEPKTVHKIPLKQEVHKYPYPKRFQCFKCQGWGHKSNECPNRRKMILREGILYYLGKEVGLEKEEDETEPQDGEKTGNRPLDDDDDDGEVIYPSQRENLFHTKCLVKGYVCTLVIDSGSCMNVVSVAVVNFLKLPTTLHSPYKLQWLNGCSELKVMRQCVIRFKVGNYQDEVLCDVIPMQACHLLLGRPWQYDRSTKHDGRTNQYSLEKDGQKVTLYPLLPSKVNELHQKMRELKEKGKKPKNSEKEGKTVGGAVGIFGTASMSNGQETW, from the coding sequence ATGGTTCAATCCTcttcgggttggcccaaaaacaaggaccaacccgccaATACAAGGCTTCCCgagcccaaaacagtccacaaaattccTCTAAAACAAGAAGTTCACAAGTATCCATACCCAAAAAgattccaatgtttcaagtgccaaggttggggacataaatccaatgaatgtccaaatcgACGCAAAATGATACTACGAGAAGGgatattgtattaccttggtaaggaggtgggtcttgaaaaagaagaggATGAGaccgagcctcaagatggagagaaaactGGAAATAGGCCActtgatgatgacgatgatgatggtgAAGTTATTTACCCTAGCCAAAGagaaaatctattccatactaaatgccttgtaaagggttatgtgtgcactttggtgattgATAGTGGTAGTTGTATGAATGTCGTTAGTGTCGCTGTGGTGAACTTTCTGAAATTACCAACTACACTTCATAGCCCTTACAAGTTACAATGGTTGAACGGATGCAGTGAATTGAAGGTcatgaggcaatgtgtgatacggttTAAGGTAGGGAACTACCAAGACgaagtgctttgtgatgtgataccaatgcaagcatgtcatttgttgttaggtagaccttggcaatatgataggtctaccaaacatgatgggaGGACCAACCAATAttcacttgagaaggatggtcaAAAGGTCACTCTTTATCCTCTTTTGCCATCAAAAGTGAATGAATTACATCAAAAGATGAGGGAGTTGAAGGAGAAGGgaaagaaacccaaaaatagtgaaaaggagGGGAAAACCGTGGGTGGGGCAGTAGGGATTTTCGGGACTGCCTCAATGTCAAATGGGCAAGAAACATGGTGA